One stretch of Comamonas testosteroni DNA includes these proteins:
- a CDS encoding ribonucleotide-diphosphate reductase subunit beta has protein sequence MLSFDDDTFAPSATSAEAGASTSTHKRVNAADKRIINAKTDVNQLVPFKYKWAWEKYLATCANHWMPQEVNMTRDIALWKDPNGLTEDERRIVKRNLGFFVTADSLAANNIVLGTYRHITAPECRQFLLRQAFEEAIHTHAYQYIVESLGLDESEIFNAYNEVQSIRDKDEFLIPFIEAIMDPNFHTGTPETDQTLLKSLIVFACLMEGLFFYVGFTQILALGRQNKMTGAAEQYQYILRDESMHCNFGIDLINQLKLENPHLWTAEFKQEITELFQKAVELEYRYAEDTMPRGVLGMNASMFKGYLRYIANRRATQIGLEELFPGEENPFPWMSEMIDLKKERNFFETRVIEYQTGGALSWD, from the coding sequence ATGCTGAGCTTTGACGACGACACCTTTGCCCCTTCCGCCACCAGCGCAGAAGCTGGCGCGTCCACCAGCACCCACAAGCGCGTGAATGCCGCCGACAAGCGCATCATCAACGCCAAGACCGACGTGAACCAGCTGGTCCCCTTCAAGTACAAGTGGGCCTGGGAAAAGTATCTGGCCACCTGCGCCAACCACTGGATGCCGCAGGAAGTGAACATGACGCGCGACATCGCGCTGTGGAAGGATCCCAACGGTCTGACCGAAGACGAGCGTCGCATCGTCAAGCGCAATCTGGGCTTCTTTGTGACGGCCGATTCGCTGGCCGCCAACAACATCGTGCTGGGCACCTACCGCCACATCACGGCGCCCGAGTGCCGCCAGTTCCTGCTGCGCCAGGCCTTCGAAGAAGCCATCCACACCCATGCCTACCAGTACATCGTGGAGTCGCTGGGTCTGGATGAATCGGAAATCTTCAATGCCTACAACGAAGTCCAATCCATCCGCGACAAGGACGAGTTCCTGATCCCCTTCATCGAAGCGATCATGGACCCCAACTTCCACACCGGCACGCCCGAAACCGACCAGACTCTGCTGAAGTCGCTGATCGTTTTTGCCTGCCTGATGGAAGGCCTGTTCTTCTACGTGGGCTTCACGCAAATCCTGGCCCTGGGCCGCCAGAACAAGATGACGGGCGCTGCCGAGCAGTACCAGTACATCCTGCGTGACGAGTCCATGCACTGCAACTTCGGCATCGATCTGATCAACCAGCTCAAGCTCGAGAACCCCCATCTGTGGACGGCCGAGTTCAAGCAGGAAATCACGGAGCTGTTCCAGAAGGCTGTGGAGCTCGAATATCGCTATGCCGAGGACACCATGCCACGCGGCGTGCTGGGCATGAATGCATCCATGTTCAAGGGCTATCTGCGCTACATCGCCAACCGTCGCGCCACGCAGATCGGTCTGGAGGAACTGTTCCCCGGTGAAGAAAATCCCTTCCCCTGGATGAGCGAAATGATCGATTTGAAGAAAGAACGTAACTTCTTTGAGACACGAGTGATCGAGTATCAGACCGGAGGCGCACTTTCTTGGGATTAA